From one Flavobacterium sp. N502536 genomic stretch:
- a CDS encoding YfhO family protein gives MKIVNKFYPHALVILGFILVSLIYFYPVLQGKQIFQSDIAQYTGMAKEQNDFRAAEHAEPYWTNSAFGGMPTYQLGANYPNDFVGKLDDVLRFLPRPADYLFLYFLGFYGLLLVLKTDPLKAFIGALAFGFSTYLIIILGVGHNAKAHAIAYMPLVIAGFIMVFQKKYIWGGLLTMFAVALEVNANHFQMTYYLLIFLLILSAYFAFTFIKEKQFKPLLTAMGVLAVAGIFAIGANATNLLATSEYAKFSTRSNSELTFNPDGSKKTNENALSREYITEYSYGIAESFNLIAPRLFGGSNHENVGTDSRMYSFMIEQGVPSEQAQDFVSGMPTYWGDQPIVAAPAYIGVVVFFLAVLALFIDDRKIKYVFLTGALFSLVLSWGKNFSFLTDFFIDYVPMYDKFRAVSSIQVILELCFPVLAVMGLQSFFKAKEEPKLQQKALVQTGVFGLGVIVILVFAKSMFHFTGSSDNYFLESYGPAFVDALKEDRKSLYSADLLRSGFFIVVTFGILWLFIKNKLAQNTTLIIVGLLMIFDLFFVDKKYVSAKDFVSPVQIAAPFQETPSDAQILKDTTHYRVFEVNGNMSSARASYFHHSLGGYHAAKPRRIQQLFDYQIAKNNVEVLDMLNVKYIIQTDKEGKEFPTINPNANGNAWFVSTVKLVNKPDDVMKALDHIDTKTVAVFNVHEHESKFENARMKKQWDTTGTIQVVQYKPNYIKYKSNNGKDGLAVFSEIYYKNGWNAYIDGQLTNHFPVDYVLRAMEIPGGQHTIEFKFEPQVVKTGSRIALASSIGILLLLIGGVYFEKFFRKDSQKNHGDTLK, from the coding sequence TTGAAAATAGTAAATAAGTTCTATCCGCATGCCCTTGTTATCCTGGGCTTTATCCTCGTTTCTTTAATTTATTTTTATCCAGTTTTACAAGGAAAACAAATTTTCCAGTCGGATATTGCTCAATATACCGGAATGGCTAAAGAGCAAAACGATTTTAGAGCAGCAGAACATGCTGAACCTTATTGGACAAATTCTGCGTTTGGAGGTATGCCAACCTATCAGTTAGGAGCAAATTATCCAAATGATTTTGTAGGGAAATTAGACGATGTTTTACGTTTTCTGCCTCGTCCTGCCGATTACTTATTTCTGTATTTCTTAGGATTTTACGGTTTGCTGTTAGTTTTAAAAACAGATCCTTTAAAAGCATTTATCGGGGCGCTTGCCTTTGGTTTTTCGACTTACTTAATTATCATTCTGGGCGTTGGACATAATGCAAAAGCGCATGCTATTGCTTATATGCCGCTTGTTATTGCCGGATTTATAATGGTTTTTCAGAAAAAGTACATATGGGGAGGTTTGCTCACCATGTTTGCGGTTGCATTAGAAGTTAATGCCAACCACTTTCAAATGACTTATTATTTATTGATTTTCTTATTGATCCTTTCCGCTTATTTTGCGTTTACTTTCATTAAAGAAAAACAATTTAAACCGCTTTTAACTGCAATGGGGGTTTTGGCTGTGGCCGGAATTTTTGCTATTGGTGCCAATGCTACTAATTTGTTGGCGACCAGCGAATATGCTAAGTTTAGTACCCGTAGCAACAGCGAATTGACTTTCAATCCTGACGGTTCTAAAAAGACGAATGAAAATGCTTTGAGCCGTGAATATATTACGGAGTACAGTTACGGAATTGCGGAGAGTTTCAACCTAATCGCACCAAGACTTTTTGGTGGTTCTAATCATGAAAATGTAGGGACAGACAGCCGTATGTATTCGTTTATGATAGAGCAGGGAGTACCTTCTGAACAAGCACAGGATTTTGTGTCCGGAATGCCAACGTATTGGGGAGATCAGCCTATTGTTGCGGCGCCTGCCTATATTGGAGTTGTGGTTTTCTTTTTGGCCGTTTTAGCGCTGTTTATTGATGATCGAAAAATAAAATACGTATTTCTTACCGGAGCATTATTTTCATTAGTACTTTCCTGGGGGAAAAACTTTTCGTTTTTGACAGACTTTTTTATCGATTACGTTCCAATGTATGATAAGTTTAGAGCGGTGTCATCGATTCAGGTTATTCTTGAATTGTGTTTCCCTGTTTTGGCTGTTATGGGATTACAATCGTTTTTTAAAGCCAAAGAAGAGCCTAAATTGCAACAAAAAGCACTGGTGCAAACAGGAGTTTTTGGATTAGGCGTTATTGTGATTTTAGTTTTCGCTAAAAGCATGTTTCATTTTACAGGAAGCAGTGATAATTACTTCTTAGAAAGTTACGGACCTGCTTTTGTAGATGCTTTGAAAGAAGACAGAAAGAGTTTATATTCTGCTGATTTATTGAGATCAGGCTTTTTTATAGTGGTTACTTTTGGAATCTTGTGGTTGTTTATCAAAAATAAATTAGCTCAAAATACGACTTTGATTATCGTTGGTCTTTTAATGATTTTTGATTTGTTTTTTGTGGATAAAAAATATGTTTCGGCCAAAGATTTTGTGAGTCCGGTACAAATTGCAGCACCATTTCAGGAAACACCTTCTGATGCTCAGATTTTAAAAGATACTACACATTACAGGGTTTTTGAAGTAAATGGTAACATGTCTAGTGCACGTGCTTCTTATTTCCACCACTCGTTGGGAGGATATCATGCTGCAAAACCAAGAAGAATACAGCAGTTATTTGACTATCAGATTGCCAAAAACAATGTCGAAGTTTTAGACATGTTAAATGTAAAGTATATCATTCAAACCGATAAAGAAGGAAAAGAATTCCCGACAATAAATCCAAACGCAAACGGAAATGCTTGGTTTGTAAGTACGGTAAAATTGGTAAACAAGCCGGATGATGTAATGAAAGCGCTGGATCATATTGACACTAAAACGGTGGCAGTTTTCAATGTTCACGAACATGAAAGCAAATTCGAAAATGCCCGAATGAAAAAGCAATGGGATACAACAGGAACCATTCAGGTAGTACAGTACAAGCCTAATTATATCAAATACAAATCGAATAACGGAAAAGACGGTTTGGCTGTTTTTTCTGAGATTTATTACAAAAATGGATGGAATGCCTATATTGATGGCCAATTGACCAATCACTTTCCGGTTGATTATGTTTTGAGAGCCATGGAAATTCCGGGTGGTCAACATACAATCGAATTTAAATTTGAACCTCAGGTTGTAAAAACAGGAAGCAGAATTGCATTGGCAAGTTCAATTGGAATCTTACTGCTTTTAATTGGAGGGGTTTATTTCGAAAAGTTCTTTCGCAAAGATTCACAAAAAAATCATGGAGATACGCTAAAATAA
- a CDS encoding glycosyltransferase family 4 protein, with product MEQKKLLIITYYFPPAGGPGVQRWLKFVKYLPEFGVQPIVYVPENPTYPIVDEGLVSEISDKVIVLKNKIWEPYQLASVFSKNKTKKISSGIFPHKKKQTFLDKTFLWVRGNLFIPDARVFWVKSSVAYLEKYIKENNIDTIVTSGPPHSLHLIGLELKEKLNVKWFADFRDPWTTIGYHKALRLSDYAAKKHKNLEHKVLNSADSIIVTSKTTKTEFEAITNKPISVITNGYDIENVEKQTLDVKFTLAHIGSFLSDRNPPFLWECLVELLQEIPDFKTHLEIKLIGAVSQEVLDAIGEFNLNAYLNLLGYVSHHEAIAHQKKSQVLLLIEINSEDTKSIIPGKLFEYMVSNRPIVAIGPQGSDFADIIKETNTGVFFDYSEKAKLKSVLLDFYNQFLEGKLQANGVGLQQYSRKNLTKQLAELVNKL from the coding sequence ATGGAACAAAAAAAACTCTTAATCATTACCTATTATTTTCCACCAGCCGGAGGTCCTGGTGTACAGCGTTGGTTAAAATTTGTAAAGTACTTGCCGGAATTCGGTGTTCAACCAATTGTTTATGTTCCTGAAAACCCAACTTATCCAATTGTAGATGAAGGATTGGTAAGTGAAATTTCGGATAAAGTAATTGTTCTTAAAAATAAAATTTGGGAACCTTATCAGCTGGCTTCCGTTTTTTCGAAGAATAAAACCAAGAAAATTAGTTCCGGAATCTTTCCGCACAAGAAAAAACAAACCTTCTTAGATAAAACCTTTCTTTGGGTAAGAGGGAATTTATTTATTCCGGATGCCCGTGTTTTCTGGGTAAAGTCTTCTGTGGCTTATCTCGAAAAATACATCAAAGAAAACAATATAGATACCATAGTGACTTCAGGGCCACCGCACAGTTTGCATTTAATAGGTTTAGAATTAAAAGAAAAACTAAATGTAAAATGGTTTGCTGATTTCCGTGATCCCTGGACTACAATTGGATACCACAAGGCATTGCGCCTGTCTGATTATGCCGCTAAAAAGCATAAAAATCTCGAGCATAAAGTACTGAATAGTGCTGATAGCATTATTGTTACGAGTAAAACTACGAAAACAGAGTTTGAAGCCATCACCAATAAGCCAATTTCGGTGATTACAAACGGTTATGATATCGAAAATGTGGAGAAACAGACTTTGGATGTTAAATTTACTTTGGCGCACATTGGATCTTTCTTATCCGATAGAAATCCTCCGTTTTTATGGGAATGTCTGGTAGAATTACTTCAGGAAATTCCGGATTTTAAAACACATTTAGAAATTAAACTGATCGGAGCAGTTAGTCAGGAAGTATTAGATGCTATTGGGGAGTTTAATTTGAATGCTTATCTGAATCTTTTGGGATATGTTTCGCATCATGAGGCAATTGCTCATCAAAAGAAATCACAGGTTTTGCTTTTAATCGAGATTAATTCGGAAGATACTAAAAGTATAATTCCGGGTAAATTATTCGAATACATGGTGTCTAATCGCCCAATAGTAGCCATAGGACCTCAGGGTTCTGATTTTGCCGATATTATAAAAGAAACGAATACAGGAGTATTTTTTGACTATTCTGAAAAAGCGAAGTTAAAAAGTGTACTTTTGGACTTTTATAATCAGTTTCTGGAGGGTAAGTTACAGGCTAACGGTGTTGGTTTGCAACAATATTCCAGAAAAAATCTAACAAAACAGTTAGCGGAGCTGGTTAATAAGTTATAA
- a CDS encoding lipopolysaccharide biosynthesis protein — translation MGIVLNQSFKNTIITYIGFGIGAINTLYLYPVFLGATFYGLTNYVTSCANVIMPLFAIGMQNTLVKFYSQYQTEEEKSRFLSFTVLFPLLLIIPLLLIGLVFYDEILFFLSKKNAIVRSYIWLIPFIGLCMAYFEIFYAWLRVNMHSVFGNFVKEVGLRLFSLFLLIGVYYNWLSVEGFVYATAILYFLAFLITMLYAFSIQKPTFQFTIPANTKDILVYTFYIILSGSVANLLLDGDKMILNQYMQIENIAFYSVATYIALVISVPSRAMHQIVYPITAKLMHDNKHDELNQLYKKTSINLQIVGGFVMLCIFVNIGQLYELVPKEYSGGIAVVFMIGLSKYFDLILGNNNAIIFNTKYYRMVLYLGLMLVALTVILNMIFIPIFGIFGSAFATLLSITLYSLAKLLFVVKRLHLYPFTIQTIYSMLITFALFLLFYFWEFPFYQLISIALKSILVTILYVYLNYKFAISPEINKVIDTILKKIGIKM, via the coding sequence ATGGGTATTGTTTTAAATCAGTCTTTTAAAAATACAATTATCACTTACATAGGTTTCGGTATTGGAGCCATTAATACACTTTATTTGTATCCTGTTTTTTTGGGTGCAACTTTTTATGGCTTAACTAATTATGTGACTTCTTGTGCCAATGTGATTATGCCTTTGTTTGCGATTGGAATGCAAAATACCTTGGTTAAATTTTATTCGCAATATCAAACGGAGGAAGAAAAATCCCGTTTTCTATCCTTTACGGTTTTGTTTCCTCTGCTATTAATAATTCCACTTTTACTGATAGGTCTTGTTTTTTATGATGAGATTCTGTTCTTTTTGTCAAAAAAGAATGCGATTGTAAGAAGTTATATTTGGTTAATACCTTTTATCGGATTGTGTATGGCCTATTTTGAAATTTTTTATGCCTGGTTGCGGGTAAATATGCATTCTGTTTTTGGAAACTTTGTAAAGGAAGTGGGCTTACGATTGTTTTCATTATTTCTATTAATAGGTGTTTACTACAATTGGCTTAGCGTAGAAGGTTTTGTGTATGCAACAGCAATTTTATATTTTTTAGCATTCCTGATAACCATGCTGTATGCATTTAGTATTCAGAAACCAACTTTTCAGTTTACAATACCGGCAAATACAAAAGATATATTAGTATATACTTTTTATATTATCTTGTCCGGAAGTGTTGCCAATTTGCTTTTGGATGGCGATAAAATGATCTTAAATCAATATATGCAGATTGAAAATATTGCTTTCTATTCTGTGGCTACCTATATTGCTTTGGTTATTTCGGTTCCAAGTCGTGCCATGCATCAGATTGTATACCCCATTACGGCAAAATTAATGCATGACAACAAACATGATGAGTTGAACCAGCTTTACAAAAAAACGTCAATAAACCTGCAGATTGTGGGTGGTTTTGTAATGCTTTGCATATTTGTAAATATCGGTCAGTTATACGAGTTGGTTCCCAAAGAATACAGCGGTGGAATTGCAGTTGTATTTATGATTGGCTTGTCTAAATACTTTGATTTAATTTTAGGAAACAATAATGCGATTATTTTTAATACTAAATATTACCGTATGGTATTGTATTTAGGATTAATGCTGGTTGCGTTGACCGTAATTTTAAACATGATCTTTATTCCAATTTTTGGAATCTTCGGATCTGCTTTTGCTACTTTATTATCGATTACTTTATATAGTCTGGCCAAACTGCTTTTTGTGGTTAAAAGGCTTCATTTGTATCCTTTTACGATTCAGACAATATATTCGATGTTAATTACATTTGCATTATTTTTATTGTTTTACTTTTGGGAGTTTCCTTTTTATCAATTGATTAGTATTGCATTGAAATCAATTTTAGTAACCATTTTATATGTTTATTTAAATTATAAGTTTGCGATCTCTCCTGAGATCAATAAAGTAATCGATACTATTTTGAAAAAGATAGGAATAAAAATGTAA